In the uncultured Methanobacterium sp. genome, one interval contains:
- a CDS encoding right-handed parallel beta-helix repeat-containing protein, with amino-acid sequence MNSSSPVITINSGGSGSCIQGFILTEGYSGVYLDDVTNCQITNNTVINNVWSGICASNSSNNLIDNNIVSGNQEGIILQNFSNYNNVTGNTVKNNTWNGVLIPDSTCNNNFISQSTEISGNNVGIDLFYASGNIIQGNNVTRNLWAGIWLYNASNNTIGSGNSVSFNQEGIILQNYSNYNHVTGNTAENNTWNGIYISDATCNNNIISNNTGISGNNIGINLYYAMANILEGNNVTRNGWAGIWVYNGSNISIENDSVYNNPEGVFIENSENVTVNDNIIINNQRNGVYVSGSSSICIVNNTDISGNQVGVGLAGSTESEISSNNITGNSWLGVWANNAHNSAIISNIVYNNGVEGILIENNANNIRVTNNTINNNTAHGIIIINSTDTTIYENNIFNNSCGVQVSQSSLTISFNRITGNSCYGLYITQNGNVNLISNWWGTNNPTNSSVYSSDINCENGTISSNSWVVLNLTAQPEITNENSTITVDLAHDNNRSDTSSQGHIPDNIPVTLYTNIGNVNGVVYTRNGKANATFNRGVATSGTPNIIASLDSQSMSINVTIDTQVPIVNASLAGGTYTSYQNVTLTATDNLDPNPVIYYTTNGSTPTTSSTVYTNPINITSTTTLKFMAVDSAGNQAAVQTQNYILNLPIINVNTGKSYSTIQNAIDDQLTLNNHTIEIENGTYTESVVVYKKLIIRPVSGANVTINKSGSNPVFTINNEGSGSTIYGLVMGEKCIWLNDADNCLISENIIICHGGDYGICVNGDNNNITQNTLNGGGMEGFPFILIGDSYNAYVSNNNITLYSQNCGIIVGGSNALITGNNIVGINGGQIIGCGIYLFNSNVNILSNTIIGDVGLELFNSTGNINFNRILGNILHGVGSINATNNWWGSDDPGFAGSWLVLNVTVNPLVTNGNFTVNVDLTHNNNGEDISSIGHIPDGTLVEIDIVDVNGNYFGVYKTAYVYNGRAVVDFGPELTTSGIFFIETWLDSAFVENNITLDLNPPVVNASLVGGIYNTTKTVTLLANDTFDPDPVIYYSINNGITWNNQIKSVTLNLNPGITNLMFYAMDAAGNAGTIGNLTYTVDLAAPLVTADPSGGVYNTTKTVTLTASDNLDSNPVIYYTIDGNTPTTMSTIYINPINISNTTILKFMAVDNAGNQGPVNTELYIFGQVWNINTGKCYSSIQSAIDDNLTLNGHFIEISNGTYFENVLVDKSLTIFSEGNVTVRALDPSLPVFTVNIGGSGSLIMGLDIRGSTGNSGIYINGSVNSTLYQNNITGNLNGVYLNNATGLFMTYNIINNNTVNGLYINTGSGNYIYQNTLKYNSFNGIQINNSTNNQILSNVVINNLQDGLYLFNSFTEVHFNQITGNTRYGLYGVGNVTVNATNNWWGTNIPSNSISNGSAVNGGRVLFDPYLVLGLVGSTVHVTKNSTSCSQITADLTHNNRGDDTSGSGTIPDGLPVNFTASLPATIVSSSSTRGGKATVTLTSSSSSGATTVTASTYNQTVSKLFRKSFNTIQSAISNSLTVNGDVILVENGTYTENVVVNKNLTIISDSSVTVQASNTSNPVFTITRGGSGSWIQGFVISGAVNSFGLLLDGCSNCTINNNTITNNCIGLGTGDIKTENNIIMCNNITSNQVGLGTSNSYNYVIYDNTITYNSNGGVELLDSDNTVIYTNLIMENNSPGNFSFGIYLSNSNNTLIQNNLIPGNRYGLYIVDSRNCTVYSNLLTECIVGIYVNNTVANINFNSITLNILYGLYNVYGNINATNNWWGSNTNPLNSNINICNMNGTVNTTTWLMLNIDPTSTVNSGGNASITADLTHNNLGTDTSSQGHVIDGIPITFTKISGPGSIISPARTVKGQVTTILNLGTTTAQSVTISVSLDNQTVSQQIVIAPGSAVLNITSSALNSTTLQPISFTYTVPLNSSVIWVSVLWKNTQYLFYGELQVIVNGAVVKSIGYVNPGYNTWKNRGYRDNVFNAIICANNYILQAGIDPTAVPVSFWNDLISWYSLTGTELQFIQNHRLEFMDNLTVRLTYPGADAPAMTVTDPVTNSTINLNFTGGTVLRTSPIIYLNGVSAGYEGVKSFAIATTKVNDDILAYWLNQNSTYPVGAMKAAYGTFLTALIMEYIHDQVADSAASQYNVTWSRTSPIVVSVGDDAYQTYLTLECDHSMGMTVKGSLKNMKLFNYITSSAISPIEYAVMNNIGESQFSTTNSSVNSVLIDLVYDYYFNNESLEGFIQNGYLIIKTNGSNDNFLVIDPETGIVRDVNTVYNYCGAYCFHDQLTNQSHQLGESQVQGKQHVNIGRPIKFTLGILNWYLGMQIATAGVVAICGAPEAAPAGLIVAGIGISEMLLGAEEVWSAAFMPVMTDEDYGEQIQNWPSWFI; translated from the coding sequence TTGAATTCTTCTTCTCCAGTTATTACCATTAACTCAGGTGGTAGTGGTTCTTGTATTCAGGGATTTATTCTGACTGAAGGTTATTCTGGGGTCTATTTGGATGATGTTACGAACTGTCAAATCACAAATAATACTGTAATTAACAATGTTTGGAGTGGAATTTGTGCCAGTAACTCTTCTAATAATCTTATAGATAACAATATTGTATCCGGTAATCAGGAGGGTATTATCCTGCAGAATTTTTCTAATTATAACAATGTCACGGGGAATACAGTTAAAAATAACACCTGGAATGGAGTACTTATTCCGGATTCAACCTGTAACAATAATTTTATTTCCCAGAGCACTGAGATTTCCGGGAATAATGTGGGCATTGATTTGTTCTATGCTTCGGGAAATATAATCCAAGGAAATAATGTGACTCGGAATTTGTGGGCGGGGATATGGCTTTATAATGCCTCAAACAACACTATAGGGTCGGGAAACAGTGTGTCATTTAATCAGGAAGGAATTATCCTCCAAAATTATTCTAATTATAACCATGTCACAGGAAACACTGCTGAAAATAACACCTGGAATGGTATTTATATCTCTGATGCTACTTGCAATAACAACATCATTTCAAATAACACAGGAATTTCGGGAAATAATATAGGTATTAACCTCTACTATGCTATGGCAAACATTTTAGAGGGGAACAATGTCACAAGAAATGGTTGGGCTGGAATCTGGGTTTATAATGGTTCAAATATTTCGATTGAAAATGATAGTGTTTATAATAATCCTGAAGGGGTGTTTATTGAAAATAGTGAGAATGTCACTGTAAATGATAATATTATAATTAACAATCAAAGGAATGGGGTTTATGTCTCCGGCAGTTCCAGTATCTGTATAGTTAACAACACTGATATTTCTGGTAATCAGGTGGGTGTGGGTCTTGCAGGATCAACAGAGAGTGAAATCAGTTCTAACAACATAACTGGGAACTCTTGGTTGGGAGTATGGGCAAATAATGCTCATAATTCGGCCATTATTAGTAATATAGTTTATAATAACGGTGTTGAGGGAATACTGATAGAAAATAATGCCAACAACATCCGAGTAACTAATAACACCATCAACAATAACACAGCCCATGGGATAATAATCATAAACTCCACCGACACCACCATTTATGAAAATAATATTTTCAATAATAGCTGTGGTGTTCAAGTAAGTCAATCATCTCTTACAATTAGTTTCAACAGAATCACAGGAAACAGTTGCTATGGACTTTACATTACTCAAAACGGAAATGTGAATTTAATCAGTAACTGGTGGGGAACCAACAATCCCACTAATTCCTCAGTATATAGTAGTGATATTAACTGTGAAAATGGAACAATCTCCTCTAATTCATGGGTTGTTCTAAATTTAACAGCACAACCTGAAATTACCAATGAAAACTCCACAATCACTGTAGACCTGGCACATGACAATAACAGGAGTGACACATCATCACAAGGCCATATCCCTGATAATATTCCAGTAACCCTTTATACGAACATTGGCAATGTAAATGGTGTTGTTTATACACGTAATGGAAAAGCCAATGCAACTTTTAACCGTGGAGTAGCCACCAGCGGAACACCAAACATCATTGCCAGCTTAGATAGTCAATCAATGTCCATTAATGTTACTATTGATACTCAGGTGCCAATAGTTAATGCCAGCCTTGCAGGTGGAACTTATACTTCATATCAGAATGTAACTTTAACTGCAACAGATAATCTTGACCCCAATCCTGTAATTTATTACACAACCAATGGTAGTACACCTACTACCTCAAGTACAGTATACACCAATCCTATTAACATTACCAGTACCACTACTTTAAAGTTCATGGCTGTAGATAGTGCGGGTAATCAGGCAGCAGTTCAAACTCAAAATTATATTTTAAATCTTCCAATTATAAATGTTAACACCGGGAAAAGCTATTCTACTATCCAAAATGCCATAGATGATCAATTAACCCTCAATAACCACACAATTGAAATTGAGAATGGAACTTATACAGAAAGTGTAGTTGTTTATAAAAAACTTATTATCCGACCGGTTTCTGGTGCCAATGTTACAATTAATAAGTCCGGTTCTAATCCTGTTTTCACTATTAACAACGAAGGCAGTGGTTCAACCATTTATGGTTTGGTGATGGGGGAAAAATGCATATGGCTGAATGATGCGGATAATTGTCTAATTTCTGAAAATATTATTATTTGCCATGGAGGTGATTATGGTATTTGTGTTAATGGTGATAACAACAACATAACTCAAAACACTCTTAATGGTGGCGGAATGGAAGGTTTTCCATTTATTCTGATTGGAGATTCATATAATGCTTATGTATCAAATAATAATATTACTTTATATTCCCAAAATTGCGGTATAATTGTTGGTGGTTCCAATGCACTCATAACTGGCAATAATATAGTAGGTATTAATGGAGGCCAAATAATTGGATGTGGAATTTATTTATTTAACTCTAATGTTAATATTTTAAGTAATACAATAATTGGCGACGTAGGATTAGAATTATTCAACTCAACAGGTAATATTAATTTTAATAGAATTCTAGGTAACATTTTGCATGGTGTTGGGTCTATTAATGCAACTAATAACTGGTGGGGTTCTGATGATCCTGGTTTTGCAGGTTCATGGTTGGTTTTGAACGTTACTGTAAATCCTTTGGTTACTAATGGTAATTTCACAGTTAATGTGGATTTAACTCATAATAATAATGGTGAGGATATATCTTCGATAGGACATATTCCGGATGGAACGCTTGTAGAAATTGATATCGTTGATGTTAATGGAAATTATTTTGGCGTTTATAAAACGGCATATGTGTATAATGGGAGGGCTGTTGTTGATTTTGGCCCTGAATTAACTACTTCTGGAATCTTTTTCATTGAAACTTGGCTGGATTCTGCATTTGTAGAAAATAATATCACTTTAGATTTAAACCCGCCTGTTGTGAATGCCAGTCTTGTAGGTGGAATATACAACACCACAAAAACAGTGACTTTACTTGCAAATGATACCTTTGATCCTGATCCTGTGATTTATTACAGTATTAACAACGGCATTACATGGAACAATCAAATTAAAAGTGTTACTTTGAACCTTAACCCGGGGATTACAAATTTAATGTTTTATGCAATGGATGCAGCAGGTAACGCTGGTACAATAGGAAATTTAACGTATACAGTTGATCTTGCTGCGCCACTGGTAACTGCAGATCCTTCAGGTGGAGTTTACAACACCACAAAAACAGTAACTCTAACAGCATCAGATAATCTGGATTCTAACCCAGTTATTTACTACACTATTGATGGCAACACACCAACAACTATGAGTACAATCTATATTAACCCTATAAACATCTCTAATACTACTATTTTAAAGTTCATGGCTGTGGATAATGCAGGTAATCAGGGGCCTGTTAACACTGAGCTATATATTTTTGGACAGGTATGGAATATTAATACTGGAAAATGTTATTCGAGTATTCAATCTGCTATTGATGATAATTTAACTTTAAATGGTCATTTTATTGAAATTTCAAATGGTACTTATTTTGAAAATGTTTTGGTGGATAAGTCTCTTACTATTTTTTCTGAGGGTAATGTTACTGTGCGGGCTTTGGATCCTTCTCTTCCTGTTTTCACGGTTAATATTGGTGGTAGTGGTTCACTTATTATGGGTCTGGATATAAGGGGTTCAACTGGTAATAGTGGAATTTATATTAATGGTTCTGTTAACAGTACTCTTTATCAGAATAACATAACGGGTAATCTTAATGGTGTGTACCTCAATAATGCCACGGGATTATTCATGACCTATAACATCATTAATAACAACACTGTCAATGGATTATATATAAACACCGGTTCTGGGAATTATATTTACCAGAATACCTTAAAATACAATAGTTTCAATGGAATTCAAATCAATAACTCTACCAATAACCAAATACTTAGTAATGTTGTAATTAACAATTTGCAGGATGGTTTATATCTTTTTAATTCGTTTACTGAGGTTCATTTCAATCAGATTACTGGAAACACTCGTTATGGATTGTATGGTGTTGGTAATGTAACTGTGAATGCTACGAATAATTGGTGGGGTACAAATATCCCCTCAAATTCGATTAGTAATGGGAGTGCGGTTAATGGTGGTAGGGTTTTGTTTGATCCTTATCTTGTCTTGGGGTTGGTTGGTTCAACTGTTCATGTGACAAAAAATAGTACTTCTTGTTCTCAGATAACTGCTGATTTGACTCATAATAATCGTGGTGATGATACTTCTGGTTCTGGCACGATTCCTGATGGTTTGCCTGTTAATTTCACGGCTAGTCTTCCTGCAACCATTGTTTCCAGTTCAAGTACAAGGGGAGGTAAAGCAACTGTTACACTCACGTCAAGTTCTTCATCCGGTGCAACTACTGTCACAGCCTCCACTTACAATCAAACGGTTTCCAAATTATTCCGCAAATCATTCAACACCATACAATCCGCCATCAGTAACTCATTAACTGTTAATGGTGATGTTATACTGGTGGAAAATGGAACATACACTGAGAATGTGGTGGTTAATAAAAATCTAACCATAATTTCAGATAGTAGTGTAACTGTGCAAGCATCAAATACTTCTAATCCTGTTTTCACTATTACCCGTGGTGGTAGTGGTTCGTGGATTCAGGGGTTTGTTATTTCCGGAGCTGTGAATAGTTTTGGATTACTTCTGGATGGATGTTCAAACTGCACAATCAATAACAACACCATAACCAACAATTGTATTGGATTGGGGACCGGTGACATTAAAACTGAGAATAATATTATCATGTGCAATAATATAACCAGTAATCAGGTTGGATTAGGTACTTCAAACAGTTATAATTATGTGATTTATGATAACACAATCACATATAATTCAAATGGTGGTGTGGAACTTCTTGATTCAGACAATACTGTTATTTATACTAATTTGATAATGGAAAATAATAGTCCTGGCAATTTCTCTTTTGGAATTTACCTTTCGAACTCAAACAATACTCTAATTCAGAATAATCTTATTCCAGGAAATAGGTATGGCTTATATATTGTAGATAGTAGAAATTGCACAGTTTATAGTAACTTATTAACTGAATGTATTGTGGGAATTTATGTCAATAACACAGTAGCTAACATTAATTTTAACAGCATCACTTTAAACATTTTATATGGACTTTATAACGTGTATGGGAATATCAATGCCACCAATAACTGGTGGGGTTCAAATACCAATCCACTAAATTCAAATATTAACATTTGCAATATGAATGGAACAGTAAACACCACTACATGGCTCATGCTAAATATAGATCCTACTTCAACAGTTAATTCTGGTGGAAATGCGAGTATAACTGCAGATTTAACCCATAATAACTTGGGAACGGATACTTCATCACAGGGGCATGTTATTGATGGGATACCCATCACATTCACTAAAATCAGTGGCCCTGGAAGTATTATCAGCCCGGCCCGGACAGTTAAAGGACAGGTTACGACTATTTTGAACCTAGGAACTACCACCGCTCAAAGTGTCACCATTTCCGTCTCACTGGATAATCAAACTGTGTCCCAACAGATTGTTATAGCTCCTGGATCAGCAGTATTGAACATTACGAGTTCTGCACTGAACAGTACCACTCTTCAGCCCATTAGCTTTACTTATACTGTGCCTTTGAATAGTTCTGTGATCTGGGTTAGTGTGCTCTGGAAAAACACCCAATATCTGTTCTATGGTGAACTGCAGGTAATAGTAAATGGGGCTGTGGTAAAGAGTATTGGGTATGTTAATCCGGGTTATAATACCTGGAAGAACCGTGGTTATCGTGATAATGTTTTCAATGCAATTATATGTGCAAATAACTACATATTACAGGCCGGAATAGATCCCACTGCGGTACCAGTAAGCTTTTGGAATGACCTAATATCATGGTATAGTCTAACCGGTACTGAATTACAGTTTATCCAGAACCACCGACTGGAGTTCATGGATAACTTGACAGTTAGATTAACTTATCCTGGAGCAGATGCACCAGCTATGACGGTCACTGATCCGGTGACCAACAGTACAATAAACTTGAACTTCACTGGAGGCACTGTCCTCAGAACCAGTCCTATCATATATTTGAATGGTGTTTCTGCGGGTTATGAGGGTGTTAAGAGTTTTGCCATTGCCACCACTAAAGTTAATGATGATATTCTTGCTTACTGGTTGAACCAGAATTCCACATATCCAGTGGGGGCTATGAAGGCGGCTTATGGTACATTCTTGACAGCTTTGATAATGGAGTATATTCATGATCAGGTGGCAGATAGTGCTGCAAGTCAATATAATGTTACATGGAGCCGTACCAGTCCAATTGTAGTTTCTGTGGGGGATGATGCTTACCAGACTTATTTAACACTTGAATGTGATCATAGTATGGGAATGACTGTTAAAGGATCATTGAAGAACATGAAGTTATTCAATTATATCACTTCTTCTGCAATCTCACCCATCGAATATGCTGTCATGAACAATATAGGGGAAAGTCAGTTCAGTACTACTAATTCGTCCGTTAATTCTGTGTTAATTGATTTAGTATATGATTATTATTTTAATAATGAGAGTTTGGAAGGTTTTATTCAAAATGGGTATCTTATAATTAAAACCAATGGTAGTAATGACAATTTCTTGGTGATTGATCCTGAAACCGGTATTGTAAGGGATGTTAATACGGTTTATAATTACTGTGGTGCTTATTGCTTCCATGACCAGTTAACAAATCAATCTCACCAACTAGGTGAAAGTCAAGTCCAAGGAAAACAACACGTCAATATTGGAAGACCAATTAAATTTACTTTAGGCATCTTAAATTGGTATTTAGGCATGCAAATAGCAACTGCGGGAGTTGTGGCGATTTGTGGCGCGCCCGAAGCCGCACCTGCCGGTTTGATAGTTGCTGGAATAGGCATTTCTGAGATGTTATTGGGTGCTGAAGAGGTATGGAGTGCTGCTTTCATGCCAGTAATGACTGATGAAGATTATGGAGAACAGATTCAAAATTGGCCGTCATGGTTCATATAA
- a CDS encoding oligosaccharide flippase family protein: MKRISLQYLKSFKHHLNDSLLKESYYLFVSYVLVVASGFIFWLVGARYYSPEDLGVASAIVSIIGLISMLSFLGFDIALVKYIPEMKNKKELINSCLTVAVIFSAILTLIFIAGINLWSPSLVILRENSWLTLFFLIFIITSTLSTLQGFGVFPGFKKAEYSLIQNLTIPFRILFLLLLIPFGVYGLFISYGLVYIFAFVVGMFLTSKIFDYGFSLTIKKGILSDIFNYSSGNYFARIFENLPTFLLPLLILNILGATQNAYFYIAWQISMLLLAIPYVMYIALLAESNSQIEDIKKNIRKALKLVFVAMVIAFMGILIFGKYLLSIFGDAYTLNSYNLLLLFALGNFLYFINTLYATVNRILKNTIRIIVVYASISSTTLLLSYFLMGRWGLMGVGYAWIISNAVVLLFTLPLLKRSYL; encoded by the coding sequence ATGAAAAGAATATCATTACAGTATTTAAAAAGTTTCAAACATCATTTAAACGATTCTTTACTCAAGGAATCTTACTACCTGTTTGTATCGTACGTTTTAGTAGTTGCTTCAGGTTTTATTTTCTGGTTGGTGGGTGCTCGATATTACTCTCCAGAAGATTTAGGCGTTGCTTCGGCAATTGTATCTATTATAGGCTTGATTTCAATGCTTTCGTTTTTGGGATTTGACATAGCCCTGGTTAAATACATTCCCGAGATGAAAAACAAAAAAGAACTGATTAATTCCTGTTTAACAGTTGCGGTGATTTTTTCAGCAATTTTAACATTGATATTCATTGCTGGGATTAATTTATGGAGTCCTTCATTAGTTATTTTAAGAGAAAATTCATGGCTGACATTATTCTTTTTAATCTTCATCATCACCTCCACACTGTCCACATTGCAAGGTTTTGGGGTTTTTCCAGGATTTAAAAAAGCTGAATATTCATTAATTCAAAATTTAACAATACCTTTTAGAATATTATTTCTTTTATTATTAATCCCATTCGGGGTTTATGGATTATTCATATCTTACGGCCTGGTTTATATATTCGCATTTGTCGTGGGTATGTTTTTAACATCAAAGATATTTGATTATGGTTTTAGTCTAACCATAAAAAAAGGAATTTTAAGTGATATTTTTAATTATTCCTCGGGTAATTACTTTGCAAGAATATTTGAAAACCTTCCCACTTTCCTGTTACCCTTACTGATATTAAATATTCTGGGAGCAACGCAGAATGCATATTTCTATATTGCATGGCAGATTTCCATGCTTTTACTGGCCATACCATATGTGATGTATATTGCCCTACTTGCTGAAAGTAATTCTCAAATTGAAGATATTAAAAAGAACATTAGAAAAGCACTGAAATTAGTTTTCGTGGCCATGGTTATAGCCTTTATGGGAATTTTAATCTTTGGCAAGTATTTGTTATCAATTTTCGGAGATGCCTATACCCTGAATTCATATAACTTGTTACTGTTATTCGCCCTGGGCAATTTCCTTTATTTTATCAACACGTTATATGCAACTGTTAATCGTATCTTGAAGAATACAATAAGAATCATTGTTGTTTATGCCAGCATATCCTCTACTACTTTACTGTTAAGTTATTTTTTAATGGGCAGATGGGGGCTGATGGGTGTGGGATATGCCTGGATAATTTCAAATGCAGTGGTGTTACTGTTCACACTGCCCCTTCTAAAAAGAAGTTATTTATAA
- a CDS encoding DUF2206 domain-containing protein codes for MGFITLNFIPGLLILHILKMDKVGWLEKFLLSVSLSVSLLLFMGLLINSFYPLISKPISLIPLLIGLNIVICFLMLCAYHRTEDKIKLNLVKPNLEGKYLFIPLISLLLPIISIIGTILMNYYEINTFLLLLFILIPSYIVLITYFREKTPNFTYPLAILMISLSLCLMHGLRSTYVTPIDSSIELYVLKLTISNSHWSIASYGHNYNSCLSLTILPGIYSIILGIKEVYVYKVLYNLLFALVPLVSFTVFRKYLNSYYAFLAAFLLMSQHIFISMYGWLGFRQTIASLFFAIAVMVIFEDNFRMFNKKILIILFMFSLILSNYSTAYIFFIAVFSSWILSIILENRTNISYSWIKEILKGKVRIKHEFSIFQINMMILFLVLMFVWYSQATATPFNETALFLKNNVINILQMALEGLKNEETLFSTKNTLADQISYVIYYISFFTIALGVFEVIKKKTKISTSFSLMMIVSFALLAFLSVTSVFIEGFGVSRAYQELLIFLAPAFIIGALAISKYSTRWNKKFNWIIILLLILQFSSASHMVYQICGENHSEFLNSNGPRFESYYIQDKDYSAANWLYNHNPSNSSVAADYSGYYIYGQFDMMHLKRLSTDNVTKNDFIYLRTANIQNKHVYSSYTEYDDISHYSALFINKKRLYDNGGAVIYK; via the coding sequence ATGGGTTTTATCACCCTTAACTTCATCCCTGGACTGCTGATTCTCCACATTTTAAAAATGGATAAAGTTGGTTGGCTGGAGAAGTTCTTACTATCTGTAAGTTTAAGTGTATCTCTTTTATTATTCATGGGATTACTCATCAACAGTTTTTATCCCTTAATTTCAAAACCAATATCACTGATTCCACTTTTAATCGGCCTAAATATTGTAATATGCTTTTTAATGTTATGTGCCTATCACCGAACTGAAGATAAAATTAAATTGAACCTGGTTAAACCCAATTTAGAAGGTAAATATCTGTTTATACCCTTAATTTCCCTGTTATTACCCATTATTTCCATTATTGGAACAATTTTAATGAATTATTACGAAATTAACACATTTCTCCTGTTATTATTTATCCTCATTCCATCATACATAGTTTTGATTACCTATTTCAGAGAAAAAACTCCTAATTTCACGTATCCACTGGCCATATTGATGATATCCTTATCTCTGTGCCTGATGCATGGTTTACGTTCAACTTATGTGACACCAATTGACAGTAGTATAGAGTTATACGTCCTAAAATTAACGATTTCCAATTCACACTGGAGCATAGCATCATACGGTCATAATTACAATTCATGTTTAAGTTTAACAATCTTACCCGGCATTTACAGTATTATATTGGGAATAAAAGAAGTTTATGTCTACAAAGTTCTTTATAACCTGTTGTTTGCACTGGTACCCTTAGTGAGCTTCACTGTTTTTAGAAAATACCTTAACAGTTATTATGCATTCTTAGCAGCCTTCTTATTAATGTCTCAGCATATTTTTATTTCCATGTATGGCTGGTTAGGATTTAGACAGACAATTGCTTCACTATTTTTTGCCATAGCAGTTATGGTTATTTTTGAAGATAACTTCCGGATGTTTAACAAAAAAATACTGATCATCCTTTTCATGTTTTCACTGATATTATCAAATTATTCCACCGCTTACATATTCTTTATTGCAGTATTTTCTTCATGGATTTTAAGTATAATTTTAGAAAACAGAACTAATATAAGTTATTCATGGATTAAAGAGATATTAAAAGGAAAAGTTAGGATTAAACACGAATTTAGTATTTTTCAAATAAATATGATGATATTATTTTTAGTTTTGATGTTTGTCTGGTACTCTCAGGCAACGGCAACTCCTTTTAATGAAACTGCATTGTTTCTAAAAAATAATGTTATAAATATCCTTCAAATGGCTTTAGAAGGTTTAAAAAATGAAGAAACACTTTTTTCCACCAAAAACACCCTAGCTGATCAAATTAGCTATGTCATATATTATATCTCATTTTTCACCATTGCGCTGGGCGTTTTTGAAGTTATTAAGAAAAAAACTAAAATCAGTACTTCATTTTCATTAATGATGATTGTATCGTTTGCTTTACTCGCATTTCTATCAGTTACATCTGTGTTTATTGAGGGTTTTGGAGTTAGCAGGGCCTATCAAGAATTGCTTATTTTCCTAGCACCGGCATTTATCATCGGTGCTTTAGCTATTTCCAAATATTCTACTCGATGGAATAAGAAATTTAACTGGATTATCATTTTACTATTAATTCTCCAGTTTTCGTCAGCTTCCCATATGGTGTATCAGATTTGTGGTGAAAATCACTCTGAATTTTTAAATTCAAATGGACCGCGTTTTGAAAGTTATTATATTCAGGATAAAGACTATTCTGCTGCTAACTGGTTATACAACCATAATCCTAGCAATAGTAGTGTGGCTGCAGATTATTCTGGATACTACATTTATGGTCAGTTTGATATGATGCATTTGAAAAGATTAAGTACGGATAATGTCACGAAAAATGATTTCATTTATCTCAGGACAGCAAACATTCAAAACAAACATGTTTACTCCAGTTACACGGAATATGATGATATTTCCCATTATTCTGCCCTATTCATCAACAAGAAAAGACTTTATGATAATGGGGGTGCAGTGATTTATAAATAA